In the Chromobacterium sp. ATCC 53434 genome, GCGCTCCGGAACACGCTTTGGCAGTGAAGCTGCGCATAGCCCGCAACCACCCTGGACTGAATAGGGCCACAGCCAAATTCCAGCCGCCCCATCAGTTCGGATATATCAGAGCAATCCGAACAGGACCCGGCTCCGTCAAGGCGCAGGCAATCACGCTCCGGCAGAAGCTAAAACGGCATAGCATTGAAATGCTCGCCCGCATGCGCCGAGCGCGCAGACCAGTTGAAATCCGGTTCAAGAACACTCAGGGGGGGAGGGGGCAGTTCCACCAATTGGGATGGAGAATGGAAAATGATTCAGAGCTTGTTTGAGACAGCAATATAAACCACTGCCGGACATACTTTATGAAAACGCTGCGACAATGAAGGACCAGGCCATGGGCTCGGTTAGGATGCGGCATCGGGAATGATGGTTGGACGAAAGAGAGCAAGAGACGGAAATTCCGCCGCCGAAAGGACGGGCCGCAGCAATCAGACAGGCGCGGCAGCGGACAGCGCGCCAAATCCCCCAAGCAAAATACTCGCCGACGGAAAAAGCAAAAGGCCCGTTCTAATGAACGGGCCTTTTGCTTGGGTATTCTGGCAGGCGGTACGGGGCCCGAACCTGTGATCCTCGGAATCAAAATCCGATGCTCTACCAGCTGAGCCAACCGCCAACACTGCCTTCTCGCCACGCGATTTGCATCGCGCCACAATGTCCCTGATCGTGAATGACGCCGGGGATGGGTTGTTCTTTGCGCCCCGCATCCGCAGGGGCGGCCTCGAGGCGCCTGAATAAAGATCGCGATCGGGCTCTAAGCCTACGCTAAGTTTGTCCCCGTACTCTCCGTGCCATGCGCTTGGCGCGTCATTCGGGGGTTCGATATGTACCGTTATTCCAAACTGTCTCTGCTGGCCATCATCGTCTTCACCTGCGGCGCGGCCGCCTATGCCGCGAGGAGCGGCGCCAGAAACGATGCGCTGGCCGTTTCCCAAGTCAGGATTCCGCTGACCCAGGCGATCGCGATCGCCGAGCGGCATGTGAATGGCAGGGCGGTCCGAGCGGAGAGCGAACGCGCCGACCTCGGCTGGGCGTATGCGGTGGAGGTGGCCCGCGGCGGCAAGACCTTCGATGTCAGTGTCGATCCCGACAAGGGCGTGGTGCTGGCGCCCCGGGAGGAGAGGATGGACCGCGATGAGCGCGATTGACGGCCTCATCGGCCTGGGGAGCGCGCTGAAGGGCCTGAATTTCGCGCTGTTCGCCAGCTTGAACGCGCCCGCGCATCCGGCGCCGGCGATATTGTATCTGGCAATGTTCTGCGCCGAAGGCCTGATCTGGGCGATTCCCGCCGGGATCGGACTGGCCTGGCTGCGCGGCGGCGAGTCCGCCCGCAAGGCGGCGCTGGCGGCGGCGATGGCCGGACTGGCCGGCTTGCTGCTCAATCAGTTGATCGGCCTGGCCTGGCCACATCCGCGGCCATTCATGATCGGGCTTGGGCATACGCTGATTCCGCATGCCGCCGATTCCTCCTTCCCCAGCGACCACCTGACCCTGTGGTGGTCCGCCGCCTTCAGCCTGCTGCTGCGGCTGGACTGCCGCCGCGTCGGTTATGCGCTGGCCGCGCTGGGCCTGGCCATGGCCTGGGCGCGCATTTATCTGGGCGTCCACTTTCCGTTCGACATGGCGGGCGCCGCCGCGACGGCGTTGGCAGCCGCCTGGCTGGCCGGGCCGCAGCATCAGCCGCATCTGGAACCGATATACCGTCTCGCGCTGCGCGCCCGCCGTTTGTTGTTCGGCAGGCTCATCGTCGCCGGATGGCTGCGCGCCTGAGCGGCGCGGGAACAATTGAAAGGAGAATGCGATGAACACGCTTCCCGCCGCCGAGCCGGCGCGATGGCTGAACAAGGTGCCGGAGGTTGCGCTGACCTTCTGGATCATCAAGATTCTTTCCACCACCGTCGGCGAAACCGGAGCGGACTTCCTCGCCGTCGACGCCGGCTGGGGGCAGGGCGCGACGCGGGCGCTGATGGGCGCGTGCCTGGCGGCGGCTCTGTTCGCACAGTTGCGGACCCGTCGCTGCGTCCCGTGGCTGTACTGGCTCACCGTGGTGCTGGTGAGCGTGGTGGGCACCCAGATCACCGATTGGCTGAGCGACGGGCTGGGCGTCAGCCTGTATGCCAGCACCGCCGCCTTCGCCGCCGCGCTGGCGGCGATCTTCATCGTCTGGCACCGGATGGAGCGCACGCTGTCCATTCGCGATGTCTGCACGCCGAGGCGGGAGGGTTTCTATTGGACGGCCATCCTGTGCACCTTCGCGCTGGGGACGGCGGCCGGCGATCTGGCGACCGAGGCGCTTGGACTGGGCTTCACGCTGGGCGCGCTGGTGTTCGGCGCCTTGATCGCCGCGGCCTGCGCCGCCTGGCGCATGGGGGGCAACGCGGTGCTGACGTTCTGGCTGGCCTACATCCTGACCCGGCCTTTCGGCGCGGCGCTGGGCGACTGGCTGACCCAGGCCAAGGCTTATGGCGGCATCGGTATCGGGGCGATGTGGACCAGCGGCTTGTTCCTGTTGGTGATCGCCGTCCTGGTGGCCGCCGCGCAGATGGGGTGGTCCGGCCGCAAAGCCGCCGCGGCCGCCGAATGAGGTCTTTCATTTTCCCAGGAGCGATCATGCAACACTCTCACTCTTTCGGACGGACGGCCATGCTTGCCGCGTCCATCGTTCTGTTGGCTGGGGCGGCTGGGTGTTCCAGGCAGGGCGGCGCCGGCAAGGCTGCGGCCGCGCCAGCGGTTCACGCGCAGGCCTCCCGTCTGGGCGATCTGAGCGCCTTCCGCCGCATCGCCGCCGATGTGGCCGGCATTGTCGGCAAGGGGAACTTGCCGGCGGCGAAGGCGCGGATCAAGGATCTGGAACTGGCCTGGGATGCGGCGGAGGCCGGATTGAAGCCGAGGTCGGCCCAGGATTGGCATATGCTGGACAAGGCGATAGACCAGCGCGCTGGAAGCGCTGAGGGCCGATGCGCCCGATCCGGCCGACTGCAAGGCGGCGACGGCGGATTTGCTGCGGGCTTTCGATGGCGGCCAGAGAGGCGCTTGAGCGGGAACAAGCCTGCGGTGGGAAAACGCGGAGGAGGGGGATGAGGGTATTGCTGATCGAGGACGATCCGATGATAGGCGAGGCGGTCCAGGCCGCGCTGCGCGACGAGGGGCAGGCCGTCGATTGGGTGCGGGACGGGCGTTCCGCGCTGACGGCGCGGGGATGCCAGCACTATGATCTGGTCTTGCTCGATCTAGGCCTGCCGGGCAGGGATGGCCAGTCGGTGCTGGCCGCCATCCGCGCCGGCGGCGACGCGATTCCGCTGTTGGTCATCACCGCCCGCGACGGTCTGGACGACCGCTTGCGCGCGCTGGACGGCGGCGCGGACGACTACCTGGTCAAGCCGTTCGAGATGGCGGAGCTGCTGGCGCGCATGCGCGCGGTGCTCCGGCGCAAGGGCGGCAGCGCGGCGCCGCTACTGGGCAACGGCAAGGTGTCGCTGGACCCGGCCACGCGTATGGCGACGGTCGCCGGCGGCGAGCCGGTCCAGCTGTCCAATCGCGAATTCTCCCTGTTGCACGCGCTGTTGATGCGCCCGGGCGCCATCCTGTCGCGCGGCAGTCTGGAGGACCGCATCTATGGCTGGGGCGAAGAGGTGGAAAGCAACGCGGTCGAGTTTCTGATCCATTCGCTGCGCCGCAAGCTGGGAAGCGACGTGATCAAGAATGTCAGGGGGGCGGGATGGATGGTTTCAAAAGGCGCTTGAGCGAGTCGGTGCAACTGAGGCTGTCGTTCGCGCTGACCGTGGCCATCCTGCTGTTCGGCGTGGTGGCCGGGGTGTTTTCCTTTGCGTCCGCGCTCGACGAGGCGCATGAATTCCAGGACGACGTGCTGCGCCAGGTGGCCGCGCTGCTGGACAGGGAGCGGCTGCCGGCCGATTTTCCCGAAGGTGGCGCCCAGGGCGGAAACGAGGAGTCCAGGGTGATCGTGCAGCGGCTGGGAAGCTGGAGGCCGGCGGCGCCCGGGGTCGACGCCGGCGGCGTGCTGAGGCTGGAGAAATCCCTGCCGGACGGTTTGCAGACGGTGGAGACCAATGGCGAGAGCTTCCGCGTGCTGGTGCGGACG is a window encoding:
- a CDS encoding undecaprenyl-diphosphatase translates to MSAIDGLIGLGSALKGLNFALFASLNAPAHPAPAILYLAMFCAEGLIWAIPAGIGLAWLRGGESARKAALAAAMAGLAGLLLNQLIGLAWPHPRPFMIGLGHTLIPHAADSSFPSDHLTLWWSAAFSLLLRLDCRRVGYALAALGLAMAWARIYLGVHFPFDMAGAAATALAAAWLAGPQHQPHLEPIYRLALRARRLLFGRLIVAGWLRA
- a CDS encoding response regulator transcription factor, whose translation is MRVLLIEDDPMIGEAVQAALRDEGQAVDWVRDGRSALTARGCQHYDLVLLDLGLPGRDGQSVLAAIRAGGDAIPLLVITARDGLDDRLRALDGGADDYLVKPFEMAELLARMRAVLRRKGGSAAPLLGNGKVSLDPATRMATVAGGEPVQLSNREFSLLHALLMRPGAILSRGSLEDRIYGWGEEVESNAVEFLIHSLRRKLGSDVIKNVRGAGWMVSKGA
- a CDS encoding PepSY domain-containing protein, with translation MYRYSKLSLLAIIVFTCGAAAYAARSGARNDALAVSQVRIPLTQAIAIAERHVNGRAVRAESERADLGWAYAVEVARGGKTFDVSVDPDKGVVLAPREERMDRDERD